In Pyrus communis chromosome 1, drPyrComm1.1, whole genome shotgun sequence, the following are encoded in one genomic region:
- the LOC137735841 gene encoding phospho-2-dehydro-3-deoxyheptonate aldolase 2, chloroplastic-like, with the protein MALTNPATLSSKSICKTYSLSPPTPQSHQPIFSPFPSKKKTLHPISAAADSGKSPVVAEKPPKAAAAPTKSVSGKWSLDSWKSKKALQLPEYPDVNELETVLKTIESFPPIVFAGEARHLEEKLAEAALGNAFLLQGGDCAESFKEFSANNIRDTFRIMLQMGVVLMFGGQVPVIKVGRMAGQFAKPRSADFEEKNGVKLPVYKGDNINGDAFDEKSRNPDPQRLIRAYCQSAATLNLLRAFATGGYAAMQRVTQWNLDFAQHSEQGDRYQELASRVDEALGFMNAAGLTVDHPIMTTTDFWTSHECLHLAYEQSLTRLDSTSGLYYDCSAHMLWVGERTRQLDGAHVEFLRGLANPIGIKVSNKMDPKDLVNIIEILNPSNKPGRITIIARMGAENMRVKLPHLIRAVRQAGQIVTWVSDPMHGNTIQAPCGLKTRPFDSILAEVRAFFDVHEQEGSHPGGIHLEMTGQNVTECIGGSRTVTFDDLSSRYHTHCDPRLNASQALELSFIIAERLRKRRMGTQRLPSLNL; encoded by the exons ATGGCTCTCACAAATCCAGCAACCCTGTCCTCCAAATCAATCTGCAAAACttactctctctcccctcccacTCCTCAGTCTCACCAACCCATTTTCTCCCCATTTCCTTCCAAGAAAAAGACCCTCCACCCCATCTCCGCCGCCGCCGACTCCGGCAAGTCCCCCGTCGTCGCCGAGAAGCCTCCAAAGGCCGCTGCGGCGCCCACGAAGTCGGTTTCCGGAAAATGGAGCTTGGACAGCTGGAAATCCAAGAAGGCCCTGCAGCTTCCGGAGTACCCGGATGTGAACGAGCTGGAGACGGTGCTAAAGACCATCGAGTCATTTCCTCCGATTGTGTTCGCCGGAGAGGCCAGGCACTTGGAGGAGAAGCTCGCCGAGGCGGCCCTGGGCAATGCTTTTCTCTTGCAGGGCGGCGACTGCGCTGAGAGCTTCAAGGAGTTCAGCGCCAACAACATTAGGGACACCTTCAGAATCATGCTTCAGATGGGTGTTGTTCTGATGTTTGGAGGACAAGTGCCTGTTATCAAG GTGGGAAGAATGGCGGGTCAGTTCGCGAAGCCAAGATCAGCGGATTTTGAAGAGAAGAATGGGGTGAAGTTGCCGGTTTACAAAGGGGATAACATCAATGGTGACGCTTTTGATGAGAAATCTAGAAATCCAGACCCCCAGAGGTTGATAAGAGCTTATTGCCAATCCGCGGCAACTTTGAACCTTCTTCGGGCCTTTGCCACCGGAGGGTATGCTGCTATGCAGAGGGTTACTCAGTGGAATCTTGATTTCGCTCAGCACAGCGAGCAGGGAGATAG GTACCAGGAACTGGCTAGCCGGGTCGACGAGGCTTTAGGGTTCATGAATGCTGCTGGACTTACAGTTGATCATCCTATCATGACAACAACTGATTTCTGGACATCCCATGAATGTCTGCATCTGGCCTATGAGCAATCACTCACAAGATTGGATTCTACTTCCGGTCTGTACTATGATTGCTCCGCCCACATGCTTTGGGTTGGTGAGCGTACCCGGCAACTGGATGGTGCCCATGTAGAGTTCCTAAGAGGACTTGCCAATCCCATCGGCATCAAG GTGAGCAATAAAATGGACCCAAAAGATCTTGTTAACATCATCGAAATCCTGAACCCTAGTAACAAGCCAGGAAGGATCACAATCATTGCTAGAATGGGTGCTGAGAACATGAGAGTCAAgcttcctcatttgattagggcTGTCCGCCAAGCAGGGCAGATTGTGACCTGGGTCTCCGATCCAATGCATGGAAACACTATCCAGGCACCCTGTGGACTCAAAACACGTCCATTTGATTCAATCTTG GCTGAGGTACGAGCATTCTTTGATGTGCACGAACAAGAAGGGAGCCACCCAGGAGGAATTCATTTGGAGATGACTGGGCAGAATGTGACAGAGTGCATTGGAGGCTCGCGAACAGTGACTTTTGATGATCTGAGCTCACGTTACCACACCCACTGTGACCCGAGGCTCAATGCTTCTCAGGCTCTTGAGCtatccttcatcattgcagaaCGACTTAGGAAGAGAAGGATGGGAACTCAGCGTTTGCCCTCGTTAAACCTCTAA
- the LOC137740028 gene encoding uncharacterized protein has protein sequence MSFTCLQLLVNSPPRPRLALYIAAASFPKTPAILSLPIISRRHFPISNNSPVNPQNFSSHQSRLGVYNSDAALQPNDAVSGAFNLDYFLSIAEFLCIASSAVVSIGFAVNCAVLSLKKTSLVPMGNWVLASGAVALVMAVGIGAWIRRRQWRRMCRESVKGGMELNLFERIEKLEEDLRSSTTIIRVLSRQLEKLGIRFRVTRKALKEPMAETAALAQKNSEATRALAAQEDILEKELGEIQKVLLAMQEQQEKQLELILAIATSGKLRESRQVRDQEQSTTIVPNSSEEDLKQKEAHQI, from the exons ATgtcattcacttgcctccagcTATTAGTAAATTCACCTCCGCGACCTCGACTCGCCCTCTACATCGCCGCCGCATCTTTCCCCAAAACCCCAgccattctctctctcccaatCATCAGTCGCCGGCATTTCCCAATCTCAAACAACAGTCCTGTAAATCCCCAAAATTTCAGCTCCCATCAATCTCGTCTTGGAGTGTACAACTCCGATGCAGCTCTGCAACCAAATGACGCCGTCAGTGGTGCCTTCAATTTGGACTATTTCTTGTCGATTGCGGAGTTTTTGTGCATTGCGTCGTCGGCGGTTGTTTCGATTGGTTTCGCGGTGAATTGCGCGGTTTTGAGCTTAAAGAAGACGTCTTTAGTGCCAATGGGGAACTGGGTTTTGGCGTCTGGGGCTGTGGCGTTGGTAATGGCCGTAGGGATTGGGGCGTGGATTCGGCGGCGGCAGTGGAGGCGAATGTGCAGGGAGTCGGTGAAGGGTGGGATGGAGTTGAATTTGTTTGAGAGAATTGAGAAATTGGAGGAGGATTTGCGGAGCTCGACTACAATCATTCGGGTTTTGTCAAGGCAACTCGAGAAATTGGGGATACGATTTCGGGTTACCCGTAAGGCTTTGAAAGAGCCCATGGCTGAG ACTGCAGCTTTGGCTCAAAAGAATTCTGAGGCTACGCGAGCATTAGCAGCACAAGAAGACATTTTGGAAAAGGAGCTTGGAGAAATTCAAAAAGTTTTGCTGGCAATGCAG GAGCAGCAGGAAAAACAACTTGAGCTAATTCTTGCAATTGCGACTTCTGGGAAGCTACGGGAAAGTAGACAGGTACGCGACCAGGAACAAAGTACCACTATAGTACCTAATTCAAGTGAGGAGGATTTAAAACAGAAGGAAGCCCACCAAATATAG